A region from the Triticum aestivum cultivar Chinese Spring chromosome 3D, IWGSC CS RefSeq v2.1, whole genome shotgun sequence genome encodes:
- the LOC123078984 gene encoding heavy metal-associated isoprenylated plant protein 2, protein MKMVLKVPMVCKKCKSCVLTIVSKVKGVKSMAYDEEKSTLTVVGDVDVVVVVDALRKGKHPATVVTVGDEKKEAEEKKKKDEEEKKKKEKEAEEKKKKECLELMQKHCPKACLPPPYCPPPPHCPPQTYSCYVDDHPGPCTIV, encoded by the exons ATGAAG ATGGTGCTTAAGGTGCCGATGGTCTGCAAGAAGTGCAAATCTTGCGTTCTTACGATTGTGTCCAAGGTCAAAG GGGTCAAGTCGATGGCATACGACGAGGAGAAGAGCACGCTGACGGTGGTGGGGGATGTGGACGTGGTGGTGGTCGTGGACGCGCTGCGCAAGGGGAAGCACCCGGCGACGGTGGTGACGGTGGGCGAcgagaagaaggaggcggaggagaagaagaagaaggacgaagaggagaagaagaagaaggagaaggaggccgaggagaagaagaaaaaggaatgcCTGGAGCTGATGCAGAAGCACTGCCCCAAGGCTTGCCTGCCGCCACCCTACTGcccgccgccaccccactgccCGCCGCAAACCTACAGCTGCTACGTCGACGACCACCCCGGCCCCTGCACCATCGTCTGA